In Vigna angularis cultivar LongXiaoDou No.4 chromosome 8, ASM1680809v1, whole genome shotgun sequence, the DNA window TCTTTCACACGTTATAAGAGGGCTCAAAGTGATTTAAGTTTTGCATGAACTAACGAAAAGATATGCTGAAGAATAGGTGACTATAATCACCAGTCACTATATGGATGCAGAAATTTACCACACAAGTTGAAGACGCTAAACGAATCAGAGAAACTAACACATCACTTGTAAAGTAATTGcatcaagaaaaaatatattatgccGTTACTTAGCTTCCATTTGGTTTactataaaaaatcaatttcaccCACTGCAGCACATGtttcaatgtaaaatatatgGCTGAGTCTAATTGGAGCATATATCTCAGTCACGTAgacaaatatatgaaataatttcTTGTGCAGATGGAGAATGGAGAGATATCATGATCCATGGAAGAACAACGTGAGAGAGAATTCAACCAACCTGACAATTAGAATTgactttttctatttctttcattATCCTCAGGGAATCATCTTTAAATCCATCCTGCAACATTGAAGTTAATAACAATCAAGACATGGAATATTTACCAGcaaatttctattaaaaataagacaaatGAACATGTAACCATATGAACATTCCCGAACCTAAAACTGTCTAATGCTCAATCTCTGGCATGCacatttataaactataaatgaATAAATCGTAAAATCAAATGATTCACTACTACTAGTTCTCTATTCCTCTATATCCATGACAAACTGACAATCTACCCTGCAACACAATTACAGCACGCATACCATTTTAAAGATAGCTTTAGCAGTTTCACTACGTAATTCTTCAATAAAATGCAGTAACAATTCCTGGAAGAACGATACAGCCATGAACAGTGCACAATAGAATACGGATCATGAAAAATGGAGGAAGGCCAAAAATCAACTTTATGATATTTGGGACAATGTATGATGGGCAAAATGCAGTAGTCAAAGAGCAGTTGAAATATACATGAATCATatgtataaaattttagttgtatgcaactaaaaataagCTGCATAAATATTGGCATAGTAACATAAAATCAACTCAACAAGTCAAGAGGGAAGATCCCCAATCTCATATTGAAACAGTGGCAACAATCCTGGCCACAAAAGTTATAATTCAGCAACACAGTAGCACAGCAGCACCTCTCAATACTATTAAACTCAAGATTCTACCAAGGTTGGAGACAGGGTGAAAACTTGTAACTCAAGGATTTCAAGAATCTATATTCCTACCTAAAATGAACAATTATACCCATAATATAATACACAATATACAATGCATGTGTATTAAAAAGAACATATATAAAGCAAATACTTGCAAAACCACTTCCTCAGACAAAAAACCCCAATATTAAACAAacgtaaataaaaaaaatcatgattacAATAATATCTTCAAATTAACAGaatcatatattattatgattatgagCAATTAAAGGAGAAAAACACTTAGGTCCagtaaaaaatatcataattatatattatattataatcgTTTTAAAAGTCACTGTAACAAGCTTTGAACAattttacacacacacacacacttggGTCCATTTAAAAACACTACGCAAATTGATGAAGagacaagaaaagaaattaatataaaaagaagttCCATTCGCAAATCAGATGAGAGAAACCTTGGGAAAAGAAGGACAAAGTGACTTTCAATTCTGTTTGCATGAAGCTCAGTTCGCAAGAGAGATACAACCAGCAGGGCCAAAGCTGCAATTGTAGTGCAGCATGGACATCCAACAGTTGCAAAAGATCTAGAACTTATGTGCATAATGGAACAAGGGTCTCATTCAAACAAGGACATAACTAAGAAGTGTTTTACCATTGGGGTTGAAagaattttagggtttttttactGGAATTGGAAATCAAAGGGGCCCGTCCCAGAATTTTTGGGCACCTTGACTCGCTAGATTTTGTAAATCCCACTATTAGTACATGAAAGATCACATCATTCTCCCGATCCTGGTCAACTGTAATCCTACGCACAATCCAGCCCAAAGGACCTGCTCCCATGTGTAGAACATTACAACCCACAAGGTGcattataattttaacaaaactgGCATCCCTATAGCAGCTATCAAACAGCTTTGAAGTTACCAAAATGTATGTGCTAGGGTGTCTGCATAAATATTGTCTTGATAATATACGGGTTATGCAATCATGAATTGTTATGCATGGTAAGATTACTAACTCACCAGATAATTACTTAAAAGACATATCCAGAGTGATTTCTACCTAGGTGACGGTAAAGCTGTATCAAAATTAAACTCACAAATAAATGGTCAAGAAATGTGGTTttctactactactactactactactactactactactactactactactactactgtTCTCTTGTGTCTAACCTAACCAATCCTCCAATAAAGCACGGTAATAACAAGTTCAGCAAGTGGGCAACGCAATAAAATTACCTCCGCAAGCATTTGATCTGCCTCGTCAAAAACAAGAATCTTCAACCTGGCGGCCCCAAGTTTCTTGAAGCTCATCCACTTCTTGATGGTGCCAGGGGTTCCGATCACCACCTGCGCCATAATCGGCGCCCTTTTCGCGATCGAGAGCGCATTGCTATCCGTCGGCACAGCGCATTCCGACGCAATCCCGGTGTACTTCCCCATCTTGCGGAGAACCTCGATGTTCTGATTAGCCAACTCCCGAGTAGGGCAGACACAGAGAGCCTGCGGTGCCTGCACCTTGGGATCGACGCGGCTGAGCATCCCAAGCACGAAGCACGTGGTCTTCCCAGACCCGTTGTGCGCCTGCGCGATGAGGTCGCGGTGCGGCGGGTCGAGGATCATCGGCAAACTTATCGCCTGGATCTTGCTCGGCTTCTGGAACTTCATCTCCACGTAGAGCCCTTTCAGAAGCTCCGGCGAGAGGTTTAAGTCCTCGAACTTCGCAGCCGACGTGTACGGCGTTTCTCCAGAGGTAACCTGACCACATTACAAAACCCTGACATTCAATTCAAAACCCTAACCGACTGTAAACAGAGAgaacaagaaagagagaagtgTTGTGTTGCGAGTAAAACGAACCTTTTGGATGCTAGAATCGTCGGGGTCATCCAAGAGTTTGGGAGGGTTCTCATCGTTGTCTTCGATTTTTAATGAATCAAGGTTGACGGAAGATGCTTCAGTGGCGGTGGCGGTGGAGGAGGCTTCGGTttcttcgtccgcttcgtcagCCCATCTTTTGGTAACTGGCGGCGGAGGGTCCACCGCGGTGGTGGTGGCGGCGGCGGTGGATGGTTCTGCCATGGTTCGGAAGAAGAATGCGACGGTAGCGAATAATACAAATGTTTGGGccgaaaaaaataataataatgtgttCCTccaatagtaataataaatatagtgaAGGTTGCGTTCCAATGACGGTGGCCAATAATACAAATGTTTGGGCCTATGTTATATGAACATTATCCACTTTTACTTCCTGCATCTCAACAATTTATTTGCGCACCtccaaaaacttttaaaatgatttttttctatTGAAAAGATTAATCTTTCTGTAACagatttctaaaattttcaaaataagattttttaaacaAGATTTACGGGATAAACTTTAtggaattaaatttttaaaacaaaatttctagaattaaatatttagaacgaatgaaatatattatggaaaaatttttcaaaatagaatttctaaaacatatataatattttttcagaaTATccttacataaaatatatttcaaaaaaaatcttttcaaaaCATTTAGAATACAATTTTCAAAGCTTTCCGAATTAAGTACTTTTTTTTCGcattctctttttgttttagaGCGTTCTTCCCTTCTTCcccctcttcttctttctctgcaGCTTCAGTGGTGTGGTGTTGTACTAAAAAGAGcttgagtttttat includes these proteins:
- the LOC108344527 gene encoding DEAD-box ATP-dependent RNA helicase 38, with the translated sequence MAEPSTAAATTTAVDPPPPVTKRWADEADEETEASSTATATEASSVNLDSLKIEDNDENPPKLLDDPDDSSIQKVTSGETPYTSAAKFEDLNLSPELLKGLYVEMKFQKPSKIQAISLPMILDPPHRDLIAQAHNGSGKTTCFVLGMLSRVDPKVQAPQALCVCPTRELANQNIEVLRKMGKYTGIASECAVPTDSNALSIAKRAPIMAQVVIGTPGTIKKWMSFKKLGAARLKILVFDEADQMLAEDGFKDDSLRIMKEIEKVNSNCQVLLFSATFNDTVKNFVSRTVKEDHNKLFVKKEELSLDAVKQYKVYCSDELAKIEVIKDYIFEIGENVGQTIIFVRTRNSAQMLHKSLVDMGYEVTSIQGALGHDEREKIVKEFRDGLTQVLISTDLLARGFDQQQVNLVINYDLPMKHTASYTREPEPDCEVYLHRVGRAGRFGRKGAVFNLICDEKDERLMSKIENHFGTRVAEVRAESVEDYRGALKEAGLLQ